One window of Inquilinus sp. KBS0705 genomic DNA carries:
- a CDS encoding glycosyltransferase, translated as MKPVLSVITVVYNNARDIERTMLSVLNQTYAGIEYIVIDGASTDGTLEIIKKHEDKIATLISEPDKGIYDAMNKGLARATGDYVIFMNSGDEFYANDTVVKVFASAPDADIYYGETEMVNDGRESLGQRRHKAPGRFTWRSFKYGMSVSHQAIYIKRSLVEAYDPKYQLSADIDWIIRAAKKAKKIVKVDGYVAKYLVGGMSKAKHRQSLLERFDIMKRHYGLMPTLFNHAIITFNLGWYWILNRRTND; from the coding sequence ATGAAACCTGTCCTGTCGGTTATCACTGTAGTTTATAACAATGCGCGCGATATTGAGCGCACCATGTTATCGGTTTTAAACCAAACCTATGCAGGTATTGAGTATATTGTCATCGACGGCGCATCTACAGACGGTACGTTGGAGATCATCAAAAAGCACGAAGATAAAATTGCCACCCTCATTAGTGAGCCTGATAAGGGTATATACGATGCCATGAACAAAGGCCTTGCTCGTGCAACAGGCGATTACGTAATATTTATGAACTCGGGCGACGAATTTTATGCTAACGATACCGTTGTCAAAGTTTTTGCAAGTGCCCCAGATGCGGACATTTATTATGGCGAAACCGAGATGGTGAACGATGGGCGCGAAAGCCTTGGGCAGCGCCGCCATAAGGCGCCCGGTAGGTTTACCTGGCGCAGTTTTAAATATGGTATGAGTGTAAGCCACCAGGCTATTTACATCAAACGATCGCTGGTTGAAGCTTACGACCCCAAATACCAGCTTAGTGCCGATATAGACTGGATAATACGGGCTGCCAAAAAAGCTAAAAAGATTGTTAAGGTAGATGGTTATGTAGCCAAGTATCTGGTAGGGGGCATGTCAAAAGCTAAACATCGCCAAAGCCTGCTGGAGCGTTTTGATATTATGAAAAGGCACTATGGCTTAATGCCAACATTATTTAACCATGCTATTATCACCTTTAACCTGGGCTGGTATTGGATTTTGAACAGAAGGACGAACGATTAG
- the uvrB gene encoding excinuclease ABC subunit UvrB: protein MDFKITSQYVPTGDQPEAIRQLVEGVNNGDPFQTLLGVTGSGKTFTIANVIEQTQKPTLILSHNKTLAAQLYGEFKQFFPENAVNYFVSYYDYYQPEAFIPSSNTYIEKDLQINEEIEKLRLRTTSALMSGRRDVIVVSSISCIYGMGNPEDFANSVFKFAVGTRISRNAFLHRLVEILYARTTADFKRGTFRVKGDTVDIFPAYMDHAYRISFFGDDIEELSTFDITTGKTLEKMTHMVVYPANLYVAPRERFQQSIWAIQEELETRKKQFIDDQRFLEAKRLEERVNYDLEMIRELGYCSGIENYSRFFDGRAPGARPFCLLDYFPDDYLMVIDESHVTVPQIRAMYGGDRSRKISLVDYGFRLPAAMDNRPLNFQEFERLAPQTIYVSATPADFELEKSGGVVVEQVIRPTGLLDPVIDVRPVINQVDDLLDEVDKTIKMGDRVLVTTLTKRMAEELAKYMDRLGIKCRYIHSEVKTLQRVEILRGLRLGEFDVLIGINLLREGLDLPEVSLVAILDADKEGFLRSERSLIQTIGRAARNDRGRVIMYADKITDSMQITMDETNRRRELQIRYNTEHGIVPRTVGKTKEEIMEQTSVVDFKGGVQQAYVETDTMTLAADPIVQYMTKADLKKSIDNTKKDMMAAAKNMDFLLAAKLRDEMFALEKMMEEKF from the coding sequence ATGGATTTTAAAATAACTTCTCAATACGTACCCACCGGCGACCAGCCCGAGGCCATTCGCCAACTGGTTGAGGGGGTGAACAACGGCGACCCATTCCAAACCCTGTTGGGGGTTACCGGGTCGGGCAAAACTTTTACCATTGCCAACGTTATTGAGCAAACACAAAAGCCTACACTGATATTGAGCCACAATAAAACACTGGCCGCACAGCTATACGGCGAGTTTAAGCAATTCTTCCCCGAGAATGCGGTAAACTACTTTGTATCTTATTACGATTATTACCAGCCCGAGGCATTTATCCCCTCGTCAAATACTTATATCGAAAAAGACCTGCAGATAAACGAAGAGATAGAAAAACTGCGTTTGCGTACCACATCGGCACTGATGAGCGGCCGCAGGGATGTGATAGTAGTGTCGTCTATATCCTGTATTTATGGTATGGGTAACCCCGAGGATTTTGCCAATTCGGTATTCAAATTCGCGGTGGGTACACGCATCAGCCGGAATGCTTTTTTACATCGTTTGGTGGAGATACTATACGCCCGCACTACCGCCGATTTTAAACGCGGAACGTTTAGGGTAAAGGGCGATACGGTAGATATCTTCCCTGCCTATATGGATCATGCCTACCGTATATCGTTTTTTGGTGATGATATTGAAGAACTAAGCACATTTGATATCACCACGGGGAAAACTTTAGAGAAAATGACCCACATGGTGGTTTATCCGGCCAACCTTTACGTAGCCCCCCGCGAACGCTTTCAGCAATCTATATGGGCCATACAGGAAGAGTTAGAAACCCGCAAAAAACAATTTATAGACGACCAGCGCTTTTTAGAAGCCAAACGACTGGAAGAAAGGGTTAACTACGACCTGGAGATGATACGCGAACTGGGCTACTGCTCGGGTATCGAAAATTACTCGCGCTTTTTTGACGGCCGTGCGCCGGGTGCAAGGCCATTCTGTTTGCTTGATTATTTCCCGGATGATTACCTGATGGTGATTGACGAGAGCCATGTTACCGTACCGCAAATAAGGGCTATGTATGGAGGCGACAGATCGCGGAAGATATCATTGGTCGATTATGGCTTCCGTTTGCCTGCCGCGATGGATAACCGCCCGCTAAACTTCCAGGAGTTTGAACGGCTGGCCCCGCAAACCATTTATGTAAGCGCAACCCCAGCCGATTTTGAATTAGAAAAATCGGGCGGTGTAGTGGTTGAGCAGGTGATACGCCCTACCGGATTGCTTGACCCGGTAATTGATGTTCGCCCGGTGATAAACCAGGTGGATGACCTGCTGGACGAGGTGGATAAAACCATCAAAATGGGCGACCGCGTACTGGTAACCACCCTAACCAAACGCATGGCCGAAGAGCTGGCTAAATATATGGACCGCCTCGGCATTAAGTGCCGCTACATCCACTCGGAAGTAAAGACGCTGCAACGGGTGGAGATATTACGTGGCTTGCGCCTGGGCGAATTCGATGTGTTAATAGGTATTAACTTACTGCGCGAAGGACTTGATTTGCCCGAGGTATCATTAGTAGCCATATTAGATGCGGATAAAGAAGGTTTTTTACGTTCGGAACGTTCGTTGATACAAACCATTGGTCGTGCCGCACGTAACGACAGAGGCAGGGTAATTATGTATGCAGATAAGATAACCGACTCGATGCAGATAACGATGGACGAAACTAACCGCCGTCGCGAATTGCAAATAAGATATAATACCGAGCATGGCATAGTGCCGCGCACCGTGGGCAAAACCAAAGAGGAAATTATGGAGCAAACATCTGTGGTCGACTTTAAAGGTGGCGTGCAGCAGGCTTACGTAGAAACCGATACCATGACCCTGGCTGCCGACCCAATTGTGCAGTACATGACCAAGGCCGACCTGAAAAAATCTATAGATAATACCAAAAAGGACATGATGGCCGCTGCCAAAAATATGGACTTCCTGCTGGCTGCCAAACTGCGCGATGAAATGTTTGCGCTTGAAAAAATGATGGAAGAAAAGTTTTAG
- a CDS encoding class I SAM-dependent methyltransferase: protein MENNLTDRSFWQAFWESRKGLIFKIKPNYVFGDILGKLIAEKGIKNAVELGGFPGYYAIYLKKYQHLKTSLLDYFIHPGLVNQLLEVNDLKPGDIDIIEADLFTYQPAEKFDLVLSFGLIEHFNDTKFIINEHLKFLKPGGTLFITLPNFKSVNGWVQRNFDKENYDKHNINSMDLALLKDSCKALGLKDIEAYYHGRFTVWLENKSEQTGWAKGIVKAIWVAGKAFTRIVPVESKALSPYIVVKATM, encoded by the coding sequence ATGGAGAATAATTTAACCGACCGTTCGTTTTGGCAGGCGTTTTGGGAATCGCGCAAGGGGCTGATATTTAAAATAAAGCCTAACTATGTTTTTGGCGATATACTGGGCAAACTGATCGCCGAAAAAGGCATTAAAAACGCCGTTGAGTTAGGCGGCTTTCCGGGCTATTATGCTATTTACTTAAAAAAGTACCAGCATTTAAAAACATCGCTGCTTGATTATTTTATACACCCTGGCCTGGTAAACCAGCTACTGGAGGTAAACGACCTGAAACCGGGCGATATTGACATTATTGAAGCCGACCTGTTTACCTATCAACCCGCCGAAAAGTTTGACCTGGTGCTTTCTTTTGGGTTGATAGAGCATTTTAACGATACTAAGTTTATTATTAACGAACACTTGAAGTTTTTGAAGCCGGGTGGTACCCTATTTATTACCCTGCCCAACTTTAAAAGTGTTAACGGCTGGGTGCAGCGCAATTTTGATAAGGAGAATTACGACAAGCACAACATCAACAGTATGGATCTTGCCCTGCTTAAAGATAGTTGCAAGGCATTAGGCTTAAAAGATATTGAGGCTTACTATCATGGCCGCTTTACCGTATGGCTCGAAAACAAATCTGAACAAACCGGCTGGGCCAAAGGCATTGTAAAAGCCATTTGGGTAGCCGGAAAGGCATTCACCCGCATAGTACCTGTTGAAAGCAAGGCGTTATCGCCCTATATTGTAGTAAAGGCGACGATGTAA
- a CDS encoding serine acetyltransferase: protein MNFFAYLFQDWKANRGNVKARIVLTMFRLVMLINKYTLTKIIFFPYLMFYRVNVEWILGVELPRKLTLGKNFMFYHGQGLVVNKSTVIGDNCILRNGVTIGHKKLADGSLSKCPRIGNNVDIGPNVCIIGDITVGNNVIIGAGAVVVKNIPNNCTVVGNPARILENKVTTASRIEDINGE from the coding sequence ATGAATTTTTTTGCTTATTTATTCCAGGATTGGAAAGCAAACCGGGGCAACGTAAAGGCGCGGATAGTGTTAACTATGTTCCGCCTGGTGATGCTGATAAACAAGTACACACTCACTAAGATCATCTTTTTCCCTTACCTGATGTTTTACCGTGTTAATGTAGAATGGATATTAGGTGTTGAGCTGCCGCGTAAACTAACGCTTGGCAAAAACTTTATGTTTTATCACGGACAAGGTTTGGTAGTGAATAAAAGCACCGTAATTGGTGATAATTGTATATTGCGTAACGGTGTAACCATAGGCCATAAAAAACTGGCCGATGGCAGCCTTAGCAAATGCCCGCGCATAGGCAACAATGTAGATATTGGCCCAAATGTTTGCATCATAGGCGACATTACCGTAGGCAATAATGTAATAATTGGCGCAGGCGCCGTCGTGGTGAAAAACATACCCAACAACTGCACAGTAGTAGGCAACCCTGCAAGGATATTAGAGAATAAAGTAACAACGGCAAGCCGTATCGAAGATATTAATGGAGAATAA
- a CDS encoding glycosyltransferase encodes MKVALINTSDSGGGAAEACMRLLKALQASNVDVTMLVQHKKRDEASVYTVERSFFGRLRSRFNFLYERLPFIAFHERDKSVRFAFSTANIGRDISKEKVIKEADIIHLHWTNSAFLSISDLKKLVALNKPIVWTLHDMWVFTGGCHYSGACNHFINQCGNCYYLRDDGNDDISHMGWLRKNDMLAKARNISFVTCSNWLAGVALKSSLLDVERIQAIPNPIDTDIFSPQDKHTARSKWGISPAAKVILFGAANINDKRKGIVYLVKALAHLKENYPTEGVEIVLFGKNKHFDVSTLPFPVHQLNTISNTADLVTLYSLADVFVSPSIQDNLPNMIMEAMACGTPVAAFNTGGIPDLIDHQQNGYLAEFESFTDLAAGINQLLSAANPDEWAAAARSKVLRDFNNQKVAGQYIRLYQSILKPASI; translated from the coding sequence ATGAAGGTTGCCTTAATAAATACATCTGACTCGGGCGGTGGTGCCGCCGAAGCCTGCATGCGCTTATTAAAGGCGCTGCAAGCCAGTAATGTAGATGTAACTATGTTGGTGCAGCACAAAAAACGGGATGAAGCCAGCGTGTATACCGTAGAGCGTTCATTTTTTGGCAGGTTAAGGTCGAGGTTTAATTTTTTGTACGAAAGACTGCCCTTTATTGCATTTCATGAGAGGGATAAGTCGGTACGTTTTGCCTTTTCGACTGCCAATATAGGCCGCGACATCAGCAAAGAAAAGGTGATAAAAGAGGCCGACATTATTCACCTGCATTGGACAAATTCCGCCTTCCTTTCTATCAGCGATCTTAAAAAACTGGTAGCACTTAACAAACCCATTGTTTGGACCCTGCACGATATGTGGGTTTTCACAGGCGGATGCCATTATTCGGGCGCGTGCAATCATTTTATAAACCAGTGCGGTAATTGTTATTACCTGCGCGATGACGGTAACGACGATATTTCGCACATGGGTTGGCTGCGTAAAAATGATATGTTGGCTAAGGCCCGGAACATCAGCTTTGTAACCTGTAGTAACTGGCTTGCTGGGGTTGCCTTAAAAAGTTCGTTATTAGATGTAGAGCGTATACAGGCTATTCCAAACCCTATAGATACCGATATTTTTTCGCCGCAGGATAAGCATACCGCCAGGAGTAAATGGGGGATAAGCCCTGCCGCCAAAGTAATACTATTTGGCGCTGCCAATATCAATGATAAACGTAAAGGCATCGTTTACTTGGTAAAAGCTTTAGCACATTTAAAAGAGAATTATCCAACCGAAGGAGTAGAGATAGTATTGTTTGGAAAGAATAAGCACTTTGATGTAAGCACACTGCCCTTTCCGGTACACCAGTTAAATACCATTTCCAACACTGCCGACCTGGTGACGCTTTACAGCCTTGCTGATGTGTTTGTGTCGCCATCGATACAAGATAACCTGCCCAATATGATAATGGAAGCTATGGCCTGCGGAACGCCTGTAGCGGCCTTTAATACCGGCGGCATACCCGACCTGATAGATCATCAGCAAAACGGTTACCTGGCCGAGTTTGAATCATTCACCGATTTGGCGGCGGGTATTAATCAACTATTGAGTGCTGCAAACCCTGATGAGTGGGCCGCTGCCGCGCGGAGTAAAGTGCTGCGCGATTTTAATAATCAAAAAGTAGCCGGCCAATATATTCGTTTATATCAGTCTATTTTAAAACCGGCAAGCATATGA